A window of Haliscomenobacter hydrossis DSM 1100 contains these coding sequences:
- the manA gene encoding mannose-6-phosphate isomerase, class I, whose product MATTTTPYLLEGVVQHYAWGGFEYIPNLLNQANPHQEPCAELWLGAHPRGMAQVHLPGEAALPLNDLISSAPLDILGTATAHRFANQIPYLLKILDVDKMLSIQAHPNKTEAEQGFAAENAAGIPLNAFNRNFKDDNHKPEMMTALTDFWLLHGFATLDKVLASLQQTPELHGLLAFYSPDSIEPLYTQVMTLPQAEIDRLLQPLALRLLPLLAAGKLHKDQQDYWAARALRDFRLLDGGLDRGVISIYLMNVVNVQPGSGIFQDAGVLHAYLEGVNVELMANSDNVFRGGLTDKYVDAATLIRHLSFEPVIPHVFGGEALSDTLTVFKTPAPDFELSLISLSDAKIHEQHSTKGPEILLMMKGEALVNQSLVVKKGQSLFFPAGSSYVLTGNAEIYKAGMP is encoded by the coding sequence ATGGCTACAACTACCACGCCGTACCTGCTTGAAGGAGTAGTACAACACTACGCCTGGGGCGGCTTCGAGTACATTCCCAATTTATTGAACCAAGCGAATCCCCATCAGGAACCCTGCGCAGAACTGTGGCTTGGCGCGCATCCCCGTGGCATGGCACAGGTGCATTTGCCGGGTGAAGCAGCGCTGCCCCTTAATGATTTGATCAGCAGTGCTCCCCTCGACATATTGGGAACGGCTACGGCGCATCGTTTTGCCAATCAAATCCCTTACTTGTTAAAAATACTGGACGTAGACAAAATGCTCTCCATTCAGGCGCATCCCAATAAAACTGAGGCAGAACAAGGCTTTGCGGCAGAAAACGCTGCTGGAATCCCCCTCAATGCGTTCAATCGGAACTTTAAAGACGACAACCACAAGCCTGAAATGATGACGGCTTTGACCGATTTTTGGTTGTTGCACGGCTTTGCCACACTCGATAAGGTATTGGCCAGTCTCCAACAAACCCCGGAATTGCACGGCTTATTGGCGTTTTATTCTCCTGATTCCATCGAGCCACTCTACACCCAGGTCATGACTTTGCCGCAAGCCGAGATTGATCGTTTGTTGCAACCCTTGGCCCTGCGCTTGCTCCCCTTGTTGGCCGCTGGAAAGCTGCACAAAGACCAGCAGGATTATTGGGCGGCGCGCGCCTTGCGTGACTTCCGTTTGCTGGATGGGGGTTTAGACCGCGGTGTCATTTCTATTTACCTGATGAATGTGGTCAATGTACAACCTGGTAGTGGTATATTTCAGGATGCAGGGGTGCTGCATGCCTATCTTGAAGGCGTAAACGTAGAATTGATGGCCAATTCGGACAATGTATTTAGAGGTGGGCTTACCGACAAGTACGTAGACGCGGCAACCCTGATCCGGCACCTTTCCTTTGAGCCCGTGATCCCCCATGTATTTGGAGGAGAAGCCCTGAGTGATACCCTTACCGTTTTTAAAACGCCTGCTCCGGATTTTGAGTTGAGTTTGATCAGTCTGAGCGACGCAAAAATTCACGAACAACATTCCACCAAAGGGCCAGAAATATTGTTGATGATGAAAGGGGAAGCTTTAGTCAATCAAAGCCTGGTGGTAAAAAAAGGACAAAGCCTGTTTTTCCCGGCTGG